A window of the Besnoitia besnoiti strain Bb-Ger1 chromosome VI, whole genome shotgun sequence genome harbors these coding sequences:
- a CDS encoding hypothetical protein (encoded by transcript BESB_065870) produces MSGTDEHTQSYLWWVGVGIVFVGSLAGAVGDTMVRHVYVMAGEAFTPKQMLRCPMFVAGMLLTVVLDPFCTFLSLLFAPSSIVTPFAGVHIFWAVMIAHFWLKEHLGGWEKIGSFGIVTGVILMVVFSGKEANIGSIDAFDSYAQSAGAIAYIVVSFMILIVILDLAFAFYPCSLGSSEYSVRRLATSLASGFLGGNANVAAKFFSIIVMDLFSGNTSVFGNWRTYVVTLGVCCVGLGQLFFLNLALRRYEAVYVVPTINSCLVAEGTIGSILVLHEIPGNWIAFSFGLFMCIAGILILTTMHTVQPSALEAKPSREPAAIESAVLSERQESKGLETAERYATRKLETLTRSFSRSATAVAEMAVILNPKAMYSMYTMQENRPFDQTTQLPAVEDNSTPADSSCGSSAGVGSPRSSAAGLRSSGSRRDSDTAFAPRFSPVPPPPPRGPHALGPVPAPVQPPPRICVTPEQP; encoded by the exons ATACCATGGTTCGACACGTGTATGTGATGGCGGGGGAGGCCTTCACTCCCAAGCAGATGCTGCGGTGCCCGATGTTCGTTGCTGGAATGCTGCTCACGGTCGTCCTTGATCCATTTTGcactttcctctctctcctctttgctCCATCG tcGATCGTCACGCCGTTCGCGGGAGTGCACATCTTCTGGGCGGTGATGATTGCACACTTTTGGCTAAAGGAGCACCTGGGCGGGTGGGAGAAGATCGGCTCCTTTGGCATCGTCACGGGTGTCATTCTCATGGTTGTCTTCTCGGGTAAGGAAGCGAACATCGGGAGCATTGACGCCTTCGACTCCTACGCGCAAAGCGCCGGCGCCATCGCTTACATAGTCGTCTCCTTCATGATCCTCATCGTCATTCTCgatctcgccttcgccttctaCCCCTGCTCCCTCGGCTCCTCCGAGTACTCTGTCCGC cgaTTGGCCACCTCGCTGGCTTCGGGTTTCCTTGGAGGCAACGCGAACGTCGCTGCGAAGTTTTTTTCCATCATCGTTATGGACCTTTTCTCGGGAAACACGTCTGTCTTCGGCAA ctgGAGGACCTACGTCGTAacgctcggcgtctgctgcgtcggcttGGGGCAGCTGTTTTTTCTCAATCTCGCTCTGCGACG cTACGAGGCGGTCTACGTGGTTCCGACGATCAAcagctgcctcgtcgcggagGGGACGATTGGCTCGATTCTCGTGCTCCACGAAATCCCTGGAAACTGGATTGCCTTCAGTTTCGGACTCTTCATGTGCATCGCGGGAATCCTCATTTTAACGACCATGCACACCGTGCAGCCCTCCGCTCTCGAG GCGAAGCCGTCGAGAGAGCCGGCGGCGATTGAGAGCGCCGTGCTCTCAGAGCGTCAGGAGTCGAAAGGTCTCGAAACAGCCGAGCGTTACGCCACGCGCAAACTGGAAACCCTCACGCGCTCGTTCTCCAG GTCTGCGACGGCGGTAGCAGAGATGGCTGTCATTCTCAACCCGAAGGCGATGTACAGCATGTACACTATGCAGGAAAACAGGCCTTTCGACCAAACTACACAGC TGCCTGCCGTTGAGGACAACTCGACGCCGGCAGATTCCTCGTGCGGCTCCTCAGCGGGCGTCGGCTCTCCGCGCAGTTCTGCAGCAGGTCTGCGGTCCTCGGGGAGTCGCCGAGACTCCGATACCGCTTTCGCGCCGCGTTTTAGTCctgtgccgccgcctccgcctcgtggGCCGCATGCGTTGGGACCCGTGCCGGCACCtgtgcagccgccgcctcggatTTGCGTGACCCCCGAGCAGCCGTGA